The genomic window CCGGCCGGCGAAATCGCCGAGCAGGTGAAGTTCGCCCGCCAGGTCCAGGAGCAGGTGACCCGGCTGGCCGGCCTCGTGGCGCGAATCCGATCGGTGCGGGACCAGCTCAAGGTCAAGTCGGAGGCCCTGGATGGCAGCGCTCCCGCCTCCGACTGGACCAAGGCGGCCGCCGACCTGATCACCCGGTGCGACACCCTGGAGGGGAAGCTCCATCAGCCGAAGGCCCAGGTCGAGTACGACATCCTCGCCAAGGGGGCCCGCCTCTACAGCCGGCTCAGTCCGCTTCTCGGGTTCGCCGCGGACGGGACCGGGGCCCCGACGAAGGGGATGCGTGAGGTCTTCACCGATCAGGTCCGCGAGCTGGACGCGCTCGAAGGGGAGTGGAACGCCCTCGTCTCGGGCGATCTCGCGGCGCTCGGCCGCAAGGCGAGAGAGGCACATCTCGAACCGGTGGTGGTCCCGGTCACCGCGGCGCGCTGAATCGGGGAGGGGCCGCGATGAGGGTCCTGAAGAAGCTGCTGATCGTCCTGGTCGTGCTGGCCGCCGTCCTGGGCGGGATCGGCCTGCTCCTGCCCCGCCGCGTGCACGCCGAGAGGTCGGCGGTGATCGACGCCCCTCGGGCGACCGTGTTCGTTCTCTTGAACGGGTATGCGAGTTTCAACAAGTGGTCGCCCTGGTTCGAGCTGGATCCCCAGGCGAAATACACGTACGACGGCCCCGCCACCGGAGTCGGCGCGAAGATGTCCTGGGCGGGGGATCCGAAGAAGGCCGGCTCGGGCAGCCAGGAGATCGTCGAGAGCCGTCCGTACGAGCTGGTCAGGACCCGCCTCGATTTCGGGTCGGAAGGGAAAGCCGATGCCCAGTTCACCCTGACCCCCGAGGGGACCGGCACCCGCGTGACCTGGGGGTTCGAGACCGACCTCGGGATGAATCCGGTCAGCCGCTACTTCGGCCTCATGATCGACAGGATGGTCGGATCGGACTTCGAGAAGGGGCTCGCGGGGTTGAAGAAGCTCGCCGAGAGCCTCCCCAAGGCGGACTTCTCGACCCTCGAGATCGAGACGGTGGAGGTGGCCCCGGTGACCGTGGCCTACGTCTCGACGTCGAGCACCTGGGACGACAAGGCGATCGCCGCGGCGAACGGCTCGGCGTACGCGCAGATCGGGCGCTTCCTGACCGCCCAGCGCCTGAAGCAGAGCGCCGCGCCGATCACGATCAACACCAGGTGGTCCGACACGGAGTATGAGTTCGACGCGGCGATCCCGGTGGATCGGGCGCCGGAGCGCGAGGTCCCGCCGTCCTCGCCGGTCCGGATCAAGCAGACCTACGCCGGCACGGCGCTCCAGGCGATCCACCGCGGGGGCCGCCTCGACATCCCGGCGACCTGCGAGAAGCTCGCCGCCTACGCCGCCGCCTGCGGCCGGGAGACGGCGGGCCCGACATGGGACCAGTACTCCGCCGACCCGGGAAGCACGCCGGAGGCCGAGCCGGTCACGCATGTCTACATGCCGATCCGGTAGGCATGAGCGAATTCCTTCCCTGCGTCGAGGTCGCGTCCGGCGCCCCGATCGCCAATGCGGTCATCTGGCTGCACGGCCTGGGAGCCGACGGCCATGACTTCGAGCCGATCGTGCCGGCCCTGGGGCTGCAGGATCTCGGCGTGCGCTTCATCCTTCCCCATGCTCCGCGCCGCCCCGTGAGCGTCAACATGGGGCTCATCATGCCGGCATGGTTCGACATCAGGGGTCTCGACTTCGAGGGGGACGTGGACGAGAAAGGGATCAAGGAGTCGGTCGACCAGGTCGGGGCGCTCGTCGCGCGCGAGCGGGAGCGGGGGATCGAGAGTCGGAGAATCGTCCTGGCCGGGTTTTCCCAGGGCGGCGCCATCGCGCTGTACGTCGCCCTGCGCCACCCTGAGCCGCTCGCCGGGGTCGTGGCGCTGTCCACCTACCTTCCGATCTGGCCGGGGCCCGATGAAGGGGCCGCACGGGGTGGGGCCGCGCGGGAGCCCGGCGCGGGCGAGGGGGGGCGCCCGCTCTCGGTGTTCCAGGCGCACGGCACGGACGATCCTCTGATCACCCTGGAGCGTGGCGAAGGGACCCGCGACCGCCTGCTCGCCCTCGGCTGCGCGGTCACCTGGACGACCTACCCGATGGCGCACGCGGTCTGCCCGGAGGAGGTCGCCGACATCAGCGTCTGGCTGCGTGGCCGGCTCCAAACGCCAGCCCCCGCCTGAGAGCCGGGACGCGCGGCCCGGGCCGAATCCCCGGGCAGGCTGCTACACCGGGGCGCGCCGCAGGAGCTCTCGCCGGTGGTCGATGACGAAGTTGATCTCGGCGCCGAGCGCGAAGATGGTCCCCGAGACGTACAGCCACAGCAGCACCGCGATCACGGACCCGACCGACCCGTACGGCATGTCCTGGGCCGAGAGGGACCCGACGTAGATTCGGAAGAGCGCCTTCGACACCTCCCACAGCACGGCCCCGGCCAGGGCCCCGGGCCAGATCTGCCGGTAGCGCCGCCTGACCGATGGCCCGAAATGGTACAGGGTCAGGAGGAGCACGAAGTTGAAGACGATCCCGGCCAGGGTGCGCGCGGGCAGGGATCTCACGGCGCTGATCCCCATGGACAGGGGGATGAAAAGCGTCAGGATCAGCCCCAGAAGCACCCCGAGCAGTCGCCGCCGCCACAGGGGCCGCATGGCGGGGGCGCGGTGGATCCGGTTCAGGATCTGCTGGAGATTGTCGAAGGCCCCCGTCGCGCTCCAGATCAGCAGGACCGACCCGAAGAAGCCCAGGCTGTGACGCGCGTGGATGATTCGATCCAGGGCGTCCGACATGAACTCCGAGCTGAAGGGGAACAGGTCCAGGACCTGACGAGGCAGCTGCACGGACTCCGCCCCCGTGCCGTAGACGAAGCCGATGATCGAGGCCAGAAGGAGCAGGATGGGGAAGAACGAGAAGAAGGTGTAGTAGGCGAGGCTCGAAACGAGGATCGCGACGTGATCTTCGCGGTACTTGTGCCAGAGCGCTCTGACGAAATCGCGCGGCCCCGGGGTCACGGTGCGGCCTCCAGAAGCCGGCAATCATAGCCCAGGATGCCCGACAGGCTCCGGAGGCGCGGGGCC from Candidatus Polarisedimenticolia bacterium includes these protein-coding regions:
- a CDS encoding SRPBCC family protein, with protein sequence MRVLKKLLIVLVVLAAVLGGIGLLLPRRVHAERSAVIDAPRATVFVLLNGYASFNKWSPWFELDPQAKYTYDGPATGVGAKMSWAGDPKKAGSGSQEIVESRPYELVRTRLDFGSEGKADAQFTLTPEGTGTRVTWGFETDLGMNPVSRYFGLMIDRMVGSDFEKGLAGLKKLAESLPKADFSTLEIETVEVAPVTVAYVSTSSTWDDKAIAAANGSAYAQIGRFLTAQRLKQSAAPITINTRWSDTEYEFDAAIPVDRAPEREVPPSSPVRIKQTYAGTALQAIHRGGRLDIPATCEKLAAYAAACGRETAGPTWDQYSADPGSTPEAEPVTHVYMPIR
- a CDS encoding alpha/beta fold hydrolase, which gives rise to MSEFLPCVEVASGAPIANAVIWLHGLGADGHDFEPIVPALGLQDLGVRFILPHAPRRPVSVNMGLIMPAWFDIRGLDFEGDVDEKGIKESVDQVGALVARERERGIESRRIVLAGFSQGGAIALYVALRHPEPLAGVVALSTYLPIWPGPDEGAARGGAAREPGAGEGGRPLSVFQAHGTDDPLITLERGEGTRDRLLALGCAVTWTTYPMAHAVCPEEVADISVWLRGRLQTPAPA
- a CDS encoding YihY/virulence factor BrkB family protein: MTPGPRDFVRALWHKYREDHVAILVSSLAYYTFFSFFPILLLLASIIGFVYGTGAESVQLPRQVLDLFPFSSEFMSDALDRIIHARHSLGFFGSVLLIWSATGAFDNLQQILNRIHRAPAMRPLWRRRLLGVLLGLILTLFIPLSMGISAVRSLPARTLAGIVFNFVLLLTLYHFGPSVRRRYRQIWPGALAGAVLWEVSKALFRIYVGSLSAQDMPYGSVGSVIAVLLWLYVSGTIFALGAEINFVIDHRRELLRRAPV